In Vicugna pacos chromosome 1, VicPac4, whole genome shotgun sequence, a single window of DNA contains:
- the CCNL1 gene encoding cyclin-L1 isoform X1, translated as MASGPHPTATAAAAVSSAAPSAGGSSSGTTTTTTTTTGGILIGDRLYSEVSLTIDHSLIPEERLSPTPSMQDGLDLPSETDLRILGCELIQAAGILLRLPQVAMATGQVLFHRFFYSKSFVKHSFEIVAMACINLASKIEEAPRRIRDVINVFHHLRQLRGKRTPSPLILDQNYINTKNQVIKAERRVLKELGFCVHVKHPHKIIVMYLQVLECERNQTLVQTAWNYMNDSLRTNVFVRFQPETIACACIYLAARALQIPLPTRPHWFLLFGTTEEEIQEICIETLRLYTRKKPNYELLEKEVEKRKVALQEAKLKAKGLNPDGTPALSTLGGFSPASKPSSPREVKAEEKSPISVNVKTVKKEPEDRQQPSKSPYNGVRKDSKRSRNSRSASRSRSRTRSRSRSHTPRRHYNNRRSRSGTYSSRSRSRSRSHSESPRRHHNHGSPHLKAKHTREDLKSSNRHSHKRKKSRSRSQSKSRDHSDAAKKHRHERGHHRDRRERSRSFERSHKGKHHGGSRSGHSRHRR; from the exons ATGGCGTCCGGGCCTCACCCGACCGCGACCGCTGCCGCCGCCGTCTCGTCGGCCGCCCCTAGCGCGGGCGGCTCCAGCTCCGGGACGACGACCACGACGACGACCACGACGGGAGGGATTCTGATCGGCGACCGTCTCTACTCGGAAGTTTCGCTCACCATCGACCACTCTCTGATTCCGGAGGAGCGGCTCTCGCCCACTCCGTCCATGCAGGACGGGCTCGACCTGCCCAGCGAGACGGACTTGCGCATCCTGGGCTGTGAGCTCATCCAGGCCGCCGGCATTCTCCTCCGGCTACCGCAG GTGGCGATGGCAACGGGGCAGGTGTTGTTTCATCGTTTTTTCTACTCCAAATCTTTCGTCAAACACAGTTTCGAG ATTGTTGCCATGGCTTGTATTAATCTTGCATCAAAAATCGAAGAAGCGCCTAGAAGAATAAGAGATGTGATTAATGTATTTCACCATCTACGCCAGTTAAGAGGAAAAAG GACTCCAAGCCCCCTGATCCTTGATCAGAACTACATTAACACCAAAAATCAAGTTATCAAGGCAGAGAGGAGGGTGCTAAAGGAGTTGGGATTTTGTGTTCATGTCAAGCATCCCCATAAG ATCATTGTTATGTATTTACAAGTCTTAGAATGTGAACGTAATCAAACCCTGGTTCAAACTGCCTG GAATTATATGAATGACAGTCTTCGAACCAATGTATTTGTTCGATTTCAACCAGAGACTATAGCGTGTGCTTGCATCTACCTTGCAGCTAGAGCTCTTCAG ATTCCATTGCCAACTCGTCCCCATTGGTTTCTTCTTTTTGGTACTACAGAAGAGGAGATCCAGGAAATCTGCATAGAAACACTTAGGCTTTATACCAGAAAAAAG CCAAACTATGAATTGCTGGAGAAAGaagtagagaaaagaaaagtgGCCTTACAAGAAGCCAAATTAAAAGCAAAGGGATTGAATCCTGATGGAACTCCAGCCCTTTCAACCCTTGGTGGATTTTCTCCAGCCTCTAAACCAT cttcaccAAGAGAAGTAAAAGCTGAAGAGAAGTCTCCCATCTCCGTTAATGTGAAGACAGTCAAAAAAGAGCCTGAGGATAGACAACAGCCTTCCAAAAGCCCTTATAATGG GGTAagaaaagacagcaagagaagtaGAAATAGCAGAAGTGCAAGTCGATCGAGGTCAAGAACACGATCACGTTCTAGATCGCATACTCCAAGAAGACA TTATAATAATAGGCGGAGTCGATCTGGGACATACAGCTCAAGATCAAGAAGCAGGTCCCGCAGTCACAGTGAAAGTCCAAGAAGGCATCATAATCATGGTTCTCCTCACCTGAAAGCCAAGCACACCAGAGAGGATTTAAAAAGTTCAAATAGACACAGTCATAAAAGGAAAAAGTCTCGGTCTCGATCTCAGAGCAAGTCTCGGGATCACTCAGATGCTGCCAAGAAACACAGGCATGAAAGGGGACATCACAGGGACAGGCGTGAAAGATCTCGCTCCTTTGAGAGGTCCCACAAAGGCAAGCACCACGGTGGCAGTCGCTCAGGACACAGCAGGCACAGGCGCTGA
- the CCNL1 gene encoding cyclin-L1 isoform X2: MASGPHPTATAAAAVSSAAPSAGGSSSGTTTTTTTTTGGILIGDRLYSEVSLTIDHSLIPEERLSPTPSMQDGLDLPSETDLRILGCELIQAAGILLRLPQVAMATGQVLFHRFFYSKSFVKHSFEIVAMACINLASKIEEAPRRIRDVINVFHHLRQLRGKRTPSPLILDQNYINTKNQVIKAERRVLKELGFCVHVKHPHKIIVMYLQVLECERNQTLVQTAWVVHDGKS, translated from the exons ATGGCGTCCGGGCCTCACCCGACCGCGACCGCTGCCGCCGCCGTCTCGTCGGCCGCCCCTAGCGCGGGCGGCTCCAGCTCCGGGACGACGACCACGACGACGACCACGACGGGAGGGATTCTGATCGGCGACCGTCTCTACTCGGAAGTTTCGCTCACCATCGACCACTCTCTGATTCCGGAGGAGCGGCTCTCGCCCACTCCGTCCATGCAGGACGGGCTCGACCTGCCCAGCGAGACGGACTTGCGCATCCTGGGCTGTGAGCTCATCCAGGCCGCCGGCATTCTCCTCCGGCTACCGCAG GTGGCGATGGCAACGGGGCAGGTGTTGTTTCATCGTTTTTTCTACTCCAAATCTTTCGTCAAACACAGTTTCGAG ATTGTTGCCATGGCTTGTATTAATCTTGCATCAAAAATCGAAGAAGCGCCTAGAAGAATAAGAGATGTGATTAATGTATTTCACCATCTACGCCAGTTAAGAGGAAAAAG GACTCCAAGCCCCCTGATCCTTGATCAGAACTACATTAACACCAAAAATCAAGTTATCAAGGCAGAGAGGAGGGTGCTAAAGGAGTTGGGATTTTGTGTTCATGTCAAGCATCCCCATAAG ATCATTGTTATGTATTTACAAGTCTTAGAATGTGAACGTAATCAAACCCTGGTTCAAACTGCCTG GGTAGTCCATGATGGTAAGTCATAG